A section of the Labrus mixtus chromosome 15, fLabMix1.1, whole genome shotgun sequence genome encodes:
- the dedd gene encoding death effector domain-containing protein: MTSQQPQLPNAVIPPQLAQNSSAQQARPHIQANQLDSSQSGATAGPVDHRALTGRPGCPGVAANGGEVANRNVSASSSSSSRRDGGFEPWPEEAVDNSHGLYSLHRMFDIVGAQLTHRDVRVLSFLFVDVIDEYERGGIRSGRDFLLALERQGRCDETNFRHVLQLLRIITRHDLLPYVTLRKRQAVCPDPVDKYLEETSVRYISPRGAVQSRDTVPNRRSGPQPVLCCSPSGPHVGPPRTKPTPPAPNRKRRRSHSSADCREKQTCDIRLRVRAEYCQHESALQGNVFSNKQEAVERQFERFNQANTILKSRDLGSIICDIKFSELTYLDAFWRDYINGSLLEALKGVFITDSLKQAVGHEAIKLLVNVDEEDYQAGRRKLLRNLVTSGGIPPGGSKDSVS, translated from the exons ATGACCTCACAGCAGCCACAGCTCCCCAATGCTGTCATTCCTCCCCAGCTAGCACAGAACTCCTCCGCTCAGCAGGCCCGGCCTCATATTCAGGCTAATCAACTGGACTCAAGTCAGAGCGGTGCAACCGCTGGCCCTGTGGACCACAGAGCTTTAACAGGCAGGCCGGGCTGCCCCGGTGTGGCAGCAAACGGCGGGGAGGTGGCCAATAGGAACGTTTCTGCTTCCAGCTCCAGCTCGTCTAGGAGAGATGGAGGCTTTGAGCCGTGGCCTGAGGAAGCAGTGGACAACTCCCATGGTCTGTACTCCCTCCATCGTATGTTTGATATAGTTGGAGCCCAGCTAACGCACCGGGATGTCAGAGTACTGTCCTTCCTATTTGTGGACGTGATTGACGAGTATGAGCGCGGCGGCATCAGGAGTGGAAGGGATTTCCTGCTGGCTCTAGAGCGTCAGGGTCGCTGTGACGAGACCAACTTCCGACACGTTCTCCAGCTTCTAAGGATTATCACCCGCCACGACCTTTTGCCTTATGTCACACTCAGGAAACGGCAGGCTG TGTGCCCAGACCCTGTTGACAAATACCTGGAAGAGACATCAGTGCGCTACATTTCACCCCGGGGAGCAGTGCAGAGCAGGGACACCGTGCCTAACAGGAGATCGG GTCCTCAGCCGGTCCTCTGCTGTTCCCCATCAGGACCCCATGTTGGTCCTCCAAGAACAAAGCCGACTCCTCCTGCACCGAACCGCAAACGGAGGAGAAGTCATTCATCAGCTGACTGCAGAGAGAAGCAAAcatgtg ATATCCGCCTCCGTGTTCGTGCTGAATACTGCCAGCACGAGTCTGCGCTTCAGGGGAACGTCTTCTCCAACAAGCAGGAGGCGGTGGAGCGCCAGTTCGAGCGCTTCAACCAGGCAAACACTATCCTCAAATCGCGAGACTTGGGCTCCATCATCTGCGACATCAAATTCTCGGAGCTCACCTATCTGGACGCCTTCTGGAGGGACTACATCAACGGGTCTTTGTTAGAGGCACTCAAAGGGGTCTTTATCACAGATTCCTTAAAACAGGCGGTGGGCCACGAAGCCATTAAACTGTTGGTCAATGTAGACGAGGAGGACTACCAGGCCGGTCGCCGCAAACTGCTGCGCAATTTGGTGACGAGCGGAGGGATCCCACCCGGAGGGAGCAAAGACTCGGTATCTTAG
- the LOC132990143 gene encoding voltage-gated potassium channel subunit beta-2-like isoform X2: MPKPGGSGGAPPGTRDSGGICRSSSISSGSGGKVMSLSSMSESVNSGLSCFLSEQALEQEERQQRSSHLAEFQRLREVRAAAQLKNLEDFLRMNHVSLRDTMSYSTGMIYRNLGKSGLRVSCLGLGTWVTFGGQITDEVAEELVTLAYENGINLFDTAEVYTAGKAEVVLGNIIKKKGWRRSSLVITTKIFWGGKAEMERGLSRKHIIEGLRASLERLQLDYVDVVFANRPDPNTPIEETVRAMTHVINQGMAMYWGTSRWTSMEIMEAYSVARQFNQIPPICEQAEYHMFQREKVEVQLPDLYHKIGIGAMTWSPLACGIISGKYSNGIPPNSRASLRGYQWMKDKILSEEGHRQQVKLKELQAVAERLGCTLPQLAIAWCLRNEAVNSVLLGASRTEQLLENIRAIQVLPRLTLSTISEVDNLLGNKPYSKKDFRS; encoded by the exons atgccCAAACCTGGGGGCAGTGGAGGGGCTCCACCCGGGACTCGAGACAGTGGTGGGATATGTCgaagcagcagcatcagcagcggGTCTGGAGGAAAGGTCATGTCCCTGTCGTCGATGAGTGAGAGCGTGAACAGCGGCCTGAGCTGTTTCCTGTCAGAACAAGCTCTGGAGCAGGAAGAGCGGCAGCAGCGCAGCAGCCATTTAGCCGAGTTCCAGCGCCTCAGAGAGGTCAGGGCGGCCGCTCAGCTCAAGAACCTGGAGGACTTCCTCAGGATGAACCACGTTTCACTCAGGGACACCATGTCGTACTCCACTGGCATGATCTACAG aaaTTTGGGCAAATCTGGTCTGAGGGTGTCCTGCCTTGGATTGG ggACGTGGGTTACTTTCGGAGGCCAGATAACAGATGag GTGGCCGAGGAGCTAGTGACTTTAGCCTACGAGAATGGGATCAACCTGTTCGACACAGCGGAAGTTTACACAGCTGGAAA GGCGGAAGTCGTCTTGGGAAACATCATCAAGAAGAAGGGATGGAG ACGATCCAGTTTAGTCATCACCACCAAAATCTTCTGGGGTGGAAA AGCAGAAATGGAAAGAGGATTATCGAGAAAACACATAATTGAAG GTCTAAGAGCATCACTGGAGAGACTTCAGCTGGATTACGTAGACGTGGTTTTTGCAAATCGACCAGATCCGAACACCCCTATAGAAG AGACGGTGAGGGCGATGACTCATGTGATCAACCAGGGGATGGCGATGTACTGGGGGACGTCTCGATGGACCTCCATGGAGATCATG GAGGCGTACTCTGTGGCGCGACAGTTCAACCAGATCCCGCCCATCTGTGAACAGGCAGAGTACCACATGTTCCAGAGGGAGAAGGTGGAGGTGCAACTCCCCGATCTCTACCACAAAATAG GCATCGGAGCAATGACTTGGTCTCCTCTTGCATGCGGCATCATCTCAGGGAAGTATAGCAACGGGATCCCCCCTAATTCACGAGCCTCGCTAAGG GGTTATCAGTGGATGAAGGATAAGATCCTGAGTGAGGAGGGACACCGTCAGCAGGTGAAGCTAAAAGAGCTGCAGGCGGTCGCTGAACGACTCGGCTGCACGCTGCCTCAGCTGGCTATAG CCTGGTGTCTGAGGAACGAAGCTGTAAACTCTGTCCTGCTGGGAGCTTCCagaacagagcagctgctggagAATATCAGAGCCATACAG GTTCTTCCGAGGTTAACGCTCTCCACTATATCGGAGGTGGATAACCTTTTGGGAAACAAGCCATACAGTAAAAAGGACTTCAGATCCTAG
- the LOC132990143 gene encoding voltage-gated potassium channel subunit beta-2-like isoform X1 — protein sequence MSSVVIGRTATTRMPKPGGSGGAPPGTRDSGGICRSSSISSGSGGKVMSLSSMSESVNSGLSCFLSEQALEQEERQQRSSHLAEFQRLREVRAAAQLKNLEDFLRMNHVSLRDTMSYSTGMIYRNLGKSGLRVSCLGLGTWVTFGGQITDEVAEELVTLAYENGINLFDTAEVYTAGKAEVVLGNIIKKKGWRRSSLVITTKIFWGGKAEMERGLSRKHIIEGLRASLERLQLDYVDVVFANRPDPNTPIEETVRAMTHVINQGMAMYWGTSRWTSMEIMEAYSVARQFNQIPPICEQAEYHMFQREKVEVQLPDLYHKIGIGAMTWSPLACGIISGKYSNGIPPNSRASLRGYQWMKDKILSEEGHRQQVKLKELQAVAERLGCTLPQLAIAWCLRNEAVNSVLLGASRTEQLLENIRAIQVLPRLTLSTISEVDNLLGNKPYSKKDFRS from the exons ATGAGCAGCGTTGTCATCGGCCGGACGGCAACCACTCGG atgccCAAACCTGGGGGCAGTGGAGGGGCTCCACCCGGGACTCGAGACAGTGGTGGGATATGTCgaagcagcagcatcagcagcggGTCTGGAGGAAAGGTCATGTCCCTGTCGTCGATGAGTGAGAGCGTGAACAGCGGCCTGAGCTGTTTCCTGTCAGAACAAGCTCTGGAGCAGGAAGAGCGGCAGCAGCGCAGCAGCCATTTAGCCGAGTTCCAGCGCCTCAGAGAGGTCAGGGCGGCCGCTCAGCTCAAGAACCTGGAGGACTTCCTCAGGATGAACCACGTTTCACTCAGGGACACCATGTCGTACTCCACTGGCATGATCTACAG aaaTTTGGGCAAATCTGGTCTGAGGGTGTCCTGCCTTGGATTGG ggACGTGGGTTACTTTCGGAGGCCAGATAACAGATGag GTGGCCGAGGAGCTAGTGACTTTAGCCTACGAGAATGGGATCAACCTGTTCGACACAGCGGAAGTTTACACAGCTGGAAA GGCGGAAGTCGTCTTGGGAAACATCATCAAGAAGAAGGGATGGAG ACGATCCAGTTTAGTCATCACCACCAAAATCTTCTGGGGTGGAAA AGCAGAAATGGAAAGAGGATTATCGAGAAAACACATAATTGAAG GTCTAAGAGCATCACTGGAGAGACTTCAGCTGGATTACGTAGACGTGGTTTTTGCAAATCGACCAGATCCGAACACCCCTATAGAAG AGACGGTGAGGGCGATGACTCATGTGATCAACCAGGGGATGGCGATGTACTGGGGGACGTCTCGATGGACCTCCATGGAGATCATG GAGGCGTACTCTGTGGCGCGACAGTTCAACCAGATCCCGCCCATCTGTGAACAGGCAGAGTACCACATGTTCCAGAGGGAGAAGGTGGAGGTGCAACTCCCCGATCTCTACCACAAAATAG GCATCGGAGCAATGACTTGGTCTCCTCTTGCATGCGGCATCATCTCAGGGAAGTATAGCAACGGGATCCCCCCTAATTCACGAGCCTCGCTAAGG GGTTATCAGTGGATGAAGGATAAGATCCTGAGTGAGGAGGGACACCGTCAGCAGGTGAAGCTAAAAGAGCTGCAGGCGGTCGCTGAACGACTCGGCTGCACGCTGCCTCAGCTGGCTATAG CCTGGTGTCTGAGGAACGAAGCTGTAAACTCTGTCCTGCTGGGAGCTTCCagaacagagcagctgctggagAATATCAGAGCCATACAG GTTCTTCCGAGGTTAACGCTCTCCACTATATCGGAGGTGGATAACCTTTTGGGAAACAAGCCATACAGTAAAAAGGACTTCAGATCCTAG